A stretch of Linepithema humile isolate Giens D197 chromosome 3, Lhum_UNIL_v1.0, whole genome shotgun sequence DNA encodes these proteins:
- the LOC105676554 gene encoding A disintegrin and metalloproteinase with thrombospondin motifs adt-2-like isoform X1 yields the protein MFFTFKLVLIILLIETCANITQDVERILLPEWNSTNVEEIPLTLKVFGKEIQLKLRRNEQIVSSMFKVWKHDTIGITEKLSQINASDPCYYLHKNHISTAAINFCQEHGWKGIVYLKDNILEIRPLLDDFASLSSIGDVCVKDEINISFGKPHLIKRSLQLSADSSFHNLDNFKLKRRHVRNTLRKLTIELAVFIDEKSYHRFLSFFDENEETWRSMILAYVNRIQAVFHHPSLGVSFDISLVCLEIVKKRSLNLPVKYNVISLLNSFCKYAEARNPSDDNDPRHWDIGFYLTELDYSMIANGLGFSYTDSMCQSNESCAIINFGITPRLSSGFTSSLIAAHEIGHALGMRHDSIPCDTKKYIMSSQYYYDQTTWSKCSRDTVKKLWNELGKKHGKNCLRDRTTPEELERYDHSRYHNLPGREWTAKAQCEIYFGDKDANVVSLHDICKMLQCETSHKDESTFTGPALEGTYCAVGKECRGGECVPVLEPPYILSYCDVDNWSEWKISTCKSNCLKDSKGVRHKRRSCIHGRRRTASCGKPYYDMILCDDSKLCDFENRTTISEFATAKCIEFNNVIEHLKFSDKEELEMGPGFQNFYNVNEPWLACTIHCQRKNLFSFYAPRFEMLSFSIDPYFPDGTLCHYENSKRYYCRQHYCLPESYPEE from the exons ATGttctttacatttaaattggtgttaataattttattaattgaaacgtGTGCAAATATCACGCAAGATGTCGAAAGAATATTGCTGCCGGAATGGAACTCGACAAACGTAGAGGAG ATACCACTGACTCTGAAAGTTTTTGGAAAAgagattcaattaaaattacgtaGAAACGAACAGATAGTATCGTCTATGTTTAAAGTATGGAAACATGACACAATAGGCATCACAGAAAAGCTGTCGCAAATAAACGCATCGGATCCTTGCTATTATCTCCACAAAAATCATATCAGCACTGCGGCCATAAACTTTTGTCAGGAACATGGATGG aaAGGAATCGTGTATCTGAAGGacaatattttggaaattagACCTTTGCTGGATGACTTTGCGTCTTTGTCCTCAATCGGTGATGTTTGCGTTAaagatgaaattaatatttcatttggcAAACCTCATCTTATTAAAAGATCATTGCAATTATCTGCTGATTCAAGTTTTCATAATTTGGataattttaaactgaaaCGACGTCATGTACGAAATACGCTAAGAAAATTAACTATAGAATTAGCTGTTTTCATCGATGAAAAATCATATCATagatttttgtcttttttcgACGAAAATGAGGAAACTTGGCGCAGCATGATATTAGCGTATGTGAATCGTATTCAAGCTGTGTTCCATCATCCGAGTTTGGGTGTTTCTTTCGATATTTCATTGGTGTGTTtggaaattgtgaaaaaacgATCGCTAAATTTGCCAGTTAAGTACAACGTAATTAGTCTGCTTAATTCGTTCTGCAAATACGCAGAAGCTCGCAATCCTTCAGACGACAATGATCCACGTCACTGGGACATAGGTTTTTATCTAACTGAATTAGATTATTCGATGATCGCAAACGGCTTGGGATTTTCCTACACAGATAGCATGTGCCAATCAAATGAATCATgcgcgataataaatttcgGTATTACACCTAGGCTATCGTCGGGTTTTACATCGTCTCTTATTGCTGCTCATGAGATCGGCCATGc TTTAGGAATGCGACACGATTCAATACCGTGTGACacaaagaaatacataatgtcATCTCAATACTATTACGACCAGACAACATGGTCCAAGTGTAGCCGTGATACAGTTAAAAAACTCTGGAATGAACTCGGGAAAAAACACGGAAAAAACTGTCTTCGAGATCGTACGACACCGGAGGAACTCGAACGATACGACCATTCGCGTTATCATAATTTGCCCGGAAGAGAATGGACCGCCAAAGCACAatgcgaaatttattttggCGACAAGGATGCGAACGTAGTCTCGTTACatgatatatgtaaaatgttacaatGTGAAACGTCTCACAAGGATGAGTCTACATTCACGGGACCGGCGTTGGAAG GAACGTATTGCGCAGTAGGAAAGGAATGTCGCGGAGGAGAATGCGTGCCCGTTCTCGAACCGCCATATATTCTCAGTTATTGTGATGTTGATAACTGGAGTGAATGGAAAATAAGTACTTGTAAAAGTAATTGCTTAAAGGATTCTAAAGGCGTAAGACACAAACGACGTTCTTGCATACATGGAAGGCGCAGAACGGCCAGTTGCGGAAAACCATATTACGACATGATTTTGTGCGATGACTCGAAATTGTGCGATTTTGAAAATCGCACGACAATCTCCGAGTTTGCTACTGCGAAATGCATTGAATTCAACAATGTTATagagcatttaaaatttagtgACAAAGAGGAATTGGAAATGGGGCCGGGATTTCAGAACTTTTATAATGTCAATGAACCGTGGTTAGCCTGTACTATTCACTGTcaacgaaaaaatttattttctttctacgCACCACGCTTTGAAATGCTCAGCTTTAGTATCGACCCATATTTTCCAGATGGAACGCTTTGTCATTATGAAAATAGCAAGAGATATTACTGCCGCCAACATTATTGTCTGCCTGAAAGCTATCCTGAAGAATAA
- the LOC105676554 gene encoding A disintegrin and metalloproteinase with thrombospondin motifs 12-like isoform X3 codes for MFFTFKLVLIILLIETCANITQDVERILLPEWNSTNVEEIPLTLKVFGKEIQLKLRRNEQIVSSMFKVWKHDTIGITEKLSQINASDPCYYLHKNHISTAAINFCQEHGWKGIVYLKDNILEIRPLLDDFASLSSIGDVCVKDEINISFGKPHLIKRSLQLSADSSFHNLDNFKLKRRHVRNTLRKLTIELAVFIDEKSYHRFLSFFDENEETWRSMILAYVNRIQAVFHHPSLGVSFDISLVCLEIVKKRSLNLPVKYNVISLLNSFCKYAEARNPSDDNDPRHWDIGFYLTELDYSMIANGLGFSYTDSMCQSNESCAIINFGITPRLSSGFTSSLIAAHEIGHANATRFNTV; via the exons ATGttctttacatttaaattggtgttaataattttattaattgaaacgtGTGCAAATATCACGCAAGATGTCGAAAGAATATTGCTGCCGGAATGGAACTCGACAAACGTAGAGGAG ATACCACTGACTCTGAAAGTTTTTGGAAAAgagattcaattaaaattacgtaGAAACGAACAGATAGTATCGTCTATGTTTAAAGTATGGAAACATGACACAATAGGCATCACAGAAAAGCTGTCGCAAATAAACGCATCGGATCCTTGCTATTATCTCCACAAAAATCATATCAGCACTGCGGCCATAAACTTTTGTCAGGAACATGGATGG aaAGGAATCGTGTATCTGAAGGacaatattttggaaattagACCTTTGCTGGATGACTTTGCGTCTTTGTCCTCAATCGGTGATGTTTGCGTTAaagatgaaattaatatttcatttggcAAACCTCATCTTATTAAAAGATCATTGCAATTATCTGCTGATTCAAGTTTTCATAATTTGGataattttaaactgaaaCGACGTCATGTACGAAATACGCTAAGAAAATTAACTATAGAATTAGCTGTTTTCATCGATGAAAAATCATATCATagatttttgtcttttttcgACGAAAATGAGGAAACTTGGCGCAGCATGATATTAGCGTATGTGAATCGTATTCAAGCTGTGTTCCATCATCCGAGTTTGGGTGTTTCTTTCGATATTTCATTGGTGTGTTtggaaattgtgaaaaaacgATCGCTAAATTTGCCAGTTAAGTACAACGTAATTAGTCTGCTTAATTCGTTCTGCAAATACGCAGAAGCTCGCAATCCTTCAGACGACAATGATCCACGTCACTGGGACATAGGTTTTTATCTAACTGAATTAGATTATTCGATGATCGCAAACGGCTTGGGATTTTCCTACACAGATAGCATGTGCCAATCAAATGAATCATgcgcgataataaatttcgGTATTACACCTAGGCTATCGTCGGGTTTTACATCGTCTCTTATTGCTGCTCATGAGATCGGCCATGc GAATGCGACACGATTCAATACCGTGTGA
- the LOC105676554 gene encoding A disintegrin and metalloproteinase with thrombospondin motifs 12-like isoform X2, which yields MFFTFKLVLIILLIETCANITQDVERILLPEWNSTNVEEIPLTLKVFGKEIQLKLRRNEQIVSSMFKVWKHDTIGITEKLSQINASDPCYYLHKNHISTAAINFCQEHGWKGIVYLKDNILEIRPLLDDFASLSSIGDVCVKDEINISFGKPHLIKRSLQLSADSSFHNLDNFKLKRRHVRNTLRKLTIELAVFIDEKSYHRFLSFFDENEETWRSMILAYVNRIQAVFHHPSLGVSFDISLVCLEIVKKRSLNLPVKYNVISLLNSFCKYAEARNPSDDNDPRHWDIGFYLTELDYSMIANGLGFSYTDSMCQSNESCAIINFGITPRLSSGFTSSLIAAHEIGHAYVSPEPGVDCSVKNNVYNSDNSSKVSFILL from the exons ATGttctttacatttaaattggtgttaataattttattaattgaaacgtGTGCAAATATCACGCAAGATGTCGAAAGAATATTGCTGCCGGAATGGAACTCGACAAACGTAGAGGAG ATACCACTGACTCTGAAAGTTTTTGGAAAAgagattcaattaaaattacgtaGAAACGAACAGATAGTATCGTCTATGTTTAAAGTATGGAAACATGACACAATAGGCATCACAGAAAAGCTGTCGCAAATAAACGCATCGGATCCTTGCTATTATCTCCACAAAAATCATATCAGCACTGCGGCCATAAACTTTTGTCAGGAACATGGATGG aaAGGAATCGTGTATCTGAAGGacaatattttggaaattagACCTTTGCTGGATGACTTTGCGTCTTTGTCCTCAATCGGTGATGTTTGCGTTAaagatgaaattaatatttcatttggcAAACCTCATCTTATTAAAAGATCATTGCAATTATCTGCTGATTCAAGTTTTCATAATTTGGataattttaaactgaaaCGACGTCATGTACGAAATACGCTAAGAAAATTAACTATAGAATTAGCTGTTTTCATCGATGAAAAATCATATCATagatttttgtcttttttcgACGAAAATGAGGAAACTTGGCGCAGCATGATATTAGCGTATGTGAATCGTATTCAAGCTGTGTTCCATCATCCGAGTTTGGGTGTTTCTTTCGATATTTCATTGGTGTGTTtggaaattgtgaaaaaacgATCGCTAAATTTGCCAGTTAAGTACAACGTAATTAGTCTGCTTAATTCGTTCTGCAAATACGCAGAAGCTCGCAATCCTTCAGACGACAATGATCCACGTCACTGGGACATAGGTTTTTATCTAACTGAATTAGATTATTCGATGATCGCAAACGGCTTGGGATTTTCCTACACAGATAGCATGTGCCAATCAAATGAATCATgcgcgataataaatttcgGTATTACACCTAGGCTATCGTCGGGTTTTACATCGTCTCTTATTGCTGCTCATGAGATCGGCCATGc cTATGTCAGCCCAGAGCCAGGTGTTGATTGCTCAGTAAAGAATAATGTTTATAACTCGGACAATTCAAGTAAggttagttttatattattataa